Proteins encoded by one window of Teretinema zuelzerae:
- a CDS encoding amidohydrolase family protein, translated as MRDMQHYISRPKVDAHNHLNLGMRYTTYMAWSGFEIPNFPRQMDGLDDMHDIISRYTRPRTKTAEDVISLVDMSIRDAIADGVAVLEGSIDIGFMVHFKENIDKFLRMVNNFVSTYGSQIEFRPELGMGKTFDKKKIARWAPALMESRVFKSIDLYGPEIEDGIEDFVDIFKLAEKLDIKKKAHVGEFSDARSVRRFVEFFDLHEVQHGIGAAADDSVLRFLADRKVRCNVCPQSNVILGAVPSLKEHPIKKMIDAGVPITVGTDDLLFFDQTVSQQLFHLVDENVITEADADAILSAGL; from the coding sequence ATGAGGGACATGCAGCACTATATTTCGCGGCCGAAGGTTGATGCCCATAATCATCTCAACCTCGGCATGCGCTACACCACATACATGGCATGGTCCGGCTTTGAAATTCCGAATTTCCCCCGTCAGATGGACGGGCTCGACGATATGCACGACATCATTTCCCGCTACACCCGCCCCCGCACGAAAACCGCAGAAGACGTAATAAGCCTCGTAGACATGTCGATCCGCGACGCGATCGCAGACGGAGTGGCTGTACTGGAAGGTTCGATCGATATCGGCTTCATGGTGCATTTTAAAGAGAATATCGATAAATTTCTGCGCATGGTGAACAACTTCGTTTCAACCTACGGATCCCAAATAGAGTTCAGGCCGGAACTGGGAATGGGGAAAACATTCGACAAGAAAAAAATCGCGCGCTGGGCTCCCGCCCTCATGGAAAGCCGCGTATTTAAAAGCATCGACCTCTACGGCCCTGAAATAGAAGACGGAATCGAAGACTTCGTCGATATTTTCAAGCTGGCGGAAAAACTCGATATAAAGAAAAAAGCGCACGTCGGCGAATTTTCGGACGCGCGTTCGGTGCGCAGATTCGTCGAGTTCTTCGATCTCCACGAAGTCCAGCACGGAATAGGAGCGGCCGCCGACGACTCCGTGCTGCGATTCCTCGCAGATCGAAAAGTGCGTTGCAATGTCTGTCCGCAGAGCAACGTGATTCTCGGAGCCGTTCCTTCACTGAAAGAGCATCCGATCAAGAAAATGATAGACGCAGGCGTCCCGATCACCGTCGGAACGGACGACCTTCTATTTTTCGATCAGACGGTTTCCCAGCAGCTATTCCATCTCGTCGACGAAAACGTTATTACCGAAGCCGACGCCGATGCGATCCTTTCCGCCGGACTCTGA